In the Agrococcus sp. Marseille-Q4369 genome, one interval contains:
- a CDS encoding acyltransferase family protein translates to MHVPSPPRRLDVQGLRAIASLLVASYHVWFGNVSGGVDAFFAIGGFLLATSLAGEIERTGSIDVPRQLRRTLQRLLPMAGIVVLVVGVAMVLSVGPMRLVDAIRDILAAATFTENWRLAASATAYVDAGHDKSALQHFWAMGVQGQFTVLLIAIAGGLALLLGRRARDGGKAALAAFLGVTVVASWAYARWRLAADPVPVYYDTFARAWELALGGFAALVLTRIPLGPVVRALLAGIGLGLLLTAGLLPEEWTQPGPVSLWPVAGALLILLAGHGGDGGPVAALLRWRPLVWLGGISYGVYLWHWPLLKGLIALDPSQSEQVGVLQGAVVIVTAIALSWCSAHLIRKAAAASRRLARDAVQLLVPAIAAAAVVALLVVPVVQKRVIADQSTAVPAAASAWELERWIADAVSTPPALSIGEIGAAGQPSEWVIDGCTTVAVGREDDCHYDGGDSAEREVWLLGDSHAVGLAQPLRAALRGTADLQLLGRAGCPFTDAPDVREHKGRDAAACEEHIDRVMALAEERRPDLAVITYGAWWAGTGFEHLSDGVGVRLAEGTLALAERLHALGIETVWLDAPPPASLAAIERCLAAHAAEQPTDLCSVPLEPGQLERHRQMVEVLRSGSIDVVETIGWYCDVERMLCPLIVNGVPTWTDDLHLAAAAGMQRVAVLAGELWPRVR, encoded by the coding sequence ATGCACGTCCCCAGTCCGCCGCGCCGTCTCGATGTCCAGGGCCTCCGCGCGATCGCCTCGTTGCTCGTCGCGAGCTACCACGTGTGGTTCGGCAACGTCTCCGGCGGCGTCGACGCGTTCTTCGCCATCGGCGGCTTCTTGCTCGCGACGAGCCTCGCGGGGGAGATCGAGCGGACGGGCTCGATCGACGTGCCGCGCCAGCTGCGCCGCACGCTGCAGCGGCTGCTCCCAATGGCGGGCATCGTCGTGCTCGTCGTCGGCGTCGCGATGGTGCTCTCCGTCGGTCCGATGCGGCTTGTCGACGCGATCCGCGACATCCTCGCGGCGGCCACCTTCACCGAGAACTGGCGGCTCGCCGCGTCGGCCACCGCATACGTCGACGCGGGGCACGACAAGTCGGCGCTCCAGCACTTCTGGGCGATGGGCGTGCAGGGCCAGTTCACGGTGCTGCTCATCGCCATCGCCGGCGGGCTCGCCCTGCTGCTCGGGCGTCGCGCGCGCGACGGCGGGAAGGCGGCCCTCGCCGCGTTCCTCGGCGTGACGGTCGTCGCGTCCTGGGCGTACGCGCGCTGGCGGCTCGCGGCCGACCCCGTGCCGGTCTACTACGACACCTTCGCGCGCGCGTGGGAGCTCGCGCTCGGCGGCTTCGCGGCGCTCGTGCTCACACGGATCCCGCTCGGCCCGGTCGTCCGTGCCCTGCTCGCCGGCATCGGCCTCGGCCTGCTCCTCACGGCCGGGCTGCTGCCCGAGGAATGGACCCAGCCGGGGCCGGTGTCGCTCTGGCCCGTCGCCGGAGCCCTCCTCATCCTGCTCGCCGGGCACGGCGGCGACGGAGGCCCGGTGGCCGCCCTGCTGCGCTGGCGGCCGCTCGTCTGGCTCGGCGGCATCTCATATGGCGTGTACCTCTGGCACTGGCCGCTGCTCAAGGGCCTCATCGCGCTCGACCCCTCGCAATCGGAGCAGGTCGGCGTGCTGCAGGGCGCGGTCGTCATCGTGACCGCGATCGCCCTGTCGTGGTGCTCTGCGCACCTCATTCGCAAGGCCGCGGCTGCGAGCCGGCGGCTCGCGCGCGACGCCGTGCAGCTGCTCGTGCCGGCGATCGCCGCAGCGGCCGTCGTCGCGCTGCTCGTCGTGCCGGTGGTGCAGAAGCGCGTGATCGCCGACCAGTCGACCGCCGTGCCCGCCGCCGCGAGCGCTTGGGAGCTCGAGCGCTGGATCGCCGACGCAGTCAGCACGCCGCCCGCGCTGAGCATCGGCGAGATCGGCGCGGCAGGCCAGCCGTCCGAGTGGGTCATCGACGGCTGCACGACGGTCGCGGTCGGGCGCGAGGACGACTGCCACTACGACGGCGGCGATTCGGCGGAGCGCGAGGTGTGGTTGCTCGGCGACTCGCACGCGGTCGGCCTCGCGCAGCCGCTCCGCGCGGCGCTGCGCGGCACGGCGGACCTGCAGCTGCTCGGTCGCGCGGGCTGCCCGTTCACGGATGCGCCCGACGTGCGGGAGCACAAGGGTCGCGACGCGGCCGCGTGCGAGGAGCACATCGATCGCGTGATGGCGCTCGCGGAGGAGCGACGACCGGATCTCGCCGTCATCACCTACGGCGCGTGGTGGGCGGGCACGGGGTTCGAGCACCTCAGCGACGGCGTCGGCGTGCGGCTCGCCGAAGGCACGCTCGCGCTCGCCGAGCGGCTGCACGCACTCGGGATCGAGACGGTGTGGCTCGACGCGCCGCCGCCCGCCTCGCTCGCCGCGATCGAGCGGTGCCTCGCCGCGCACGCGGCCGAGCAGCCGACCGACCTGTGCAGCGTGCCGCTCGAACCGGGCCAGCTCGAGCGGCACCGGCAGATGGTCGAGGTGCTGCGGTCCGGTTCGATCGACGTCGTCGAGACGATCGGCTGGTACTGCGACGTCGAGCGCATGCTGTGCCCGCTCATCGTCAACGGCGTCCCGACCTGGACCGACGACCTGCACCTCGCCGCCGCCGCGGGCATGCAGCGCGTTGCGGTGCTCGCCGGCGAGCTGTGGCCGCGGGTGCGATGA